In Pseudomonas nunensis, a single window of DNA contains:
- a CDS encoding methyl-accepting chemotaxis protein: MFNSDQQASRTNSVAAAINQLGAAAQEIARNAAQASNQASDARSLAEDGQQVVDRSIKAMNQLSSMLSASSTNIESLNSKTVNIGQILEVITSISQQTNLLALNAAIEAARAGEAGRGFAVVADEVRNLAHRTQESAQQVQTMIEELQVGARESVSTMSESQRHSQDSVEIANLAGERLNSVTLRIGEIDGMNQSVATATEEQTAVVESINVDITEINTLNQEGVENLQSTLRACSDLEQQAARLKQLVGSFRI; this comes from the coding sequence ATGTTCAACTCCGACCAGCAGGCTTCGCGCACCAACAGCGTGGCTGCGGCGATCAACCAGCTCGGCGCCGCCGCCCAGGAAATTGCGCGCAACGCCGCGCAAGCGTCGAACCAGGCCAGCGATGCGCGCAGCCTGGCCGAAGATGGCCAGCAAGTGGTGGATCGCAGCATCAAGGCGATGAATCAGCTGTCGAGCATGCTCAGCGCGTCGAGCACCAATATCGAGTCGCTGAACAGCAAAACCGTGAACATCGGGCAGATTCTGGAAGTGATCACCAGCATCTCCCAGCAAACCAACCTGCTGGCGCTCAACGCTGCGATTGAAGCGGCGCGTGCCGGTGAGGCCGGTCGTGGTTTCGCGGTGGTGGCCGACGAGGTGCGCAACCTGGCGCACCGGACTCAGGAATCGGCGCAACAGGTGCAGACCATGATCGAGGAGCTGCAAGTCGGTGCCCGAGAATCGGTCAGCACCATGAGCGAAAGTCAGCGCCACAGTCAGGACAGTGTGGAAATCGCCAACCTGGCCGGCGAACGCCTGAACAGCGTGACCTTGCGCATCGGTGAGATCGACGGGATGAACCAGTCGGTGGCGACCGCGACTGAGGAGCAGACGGCGGTGGTGGAGTCGATCAATGTCGACATCACCGAGATCAACACGTTGAACCAGGAAGGCGTGGAAAACCTGCAATCGACGTTGCGCGCGTGTTCGGACCTTGAGCAGCAGGCGGCGCGGTTGAAGCAGTTGGTGGGCAGTTTCCGTATTTAG